CATTCCTCGTTCCTCCGGACATGGAAGAGGAACATACAAAAGTTTACCAAATCTTCCAGGTCTGAGAAGAGCCTGGTCCATGACTTCAGGCCTGTCAAAAATATCGAGGATGTTAAACAGGGGAcctaataaaaacatatattttgGTTGTTAATCCACAAAAATGCCCCAAGAGTTGGAACAATAGCATCTACCTATTTGTGGCACCAATTACATAAACACCGTGTCTCACTTCTGCTCCATCAAGCTCAATCAGTAGCTGGAATAATAGAAACAGCCCATAACATGGTTAGACAAGCAGATGGAAATTATACTCATAGGAAGGGGAACCGATTCGAAAAGGGTTTTTTCATTAACCTGATTCAAGAGTCGCTCAACAACCCATCCCCCTTCTTTACCACGCTTTGTCGTTAATGCATCCACCTAATAGATAAGGAACAAATGAGGAATTGTGGAGATAAGATAACATAAAAATCCATCAAGTGATCAAACTGACCTATTTACCAAGAGAAGAAAcaacaaaattaaaaatcagTCCAAGTACAAAAAGGAGGTAGGAAGCAAAGGAGCTAAATTCTCAAGGGCAAAATCCTGTAAATACCACTGCCACTACTGTATCAAGCAGATAAAAGGATTGGAAAATAAATCACAAGAGAAACTacaaaacatataaaaaaacaaTTGCATCACAAAGTACAATATGTTAACCATCTGTTTTCCCAAAATTTGAGCACAACTAGAGTggaatagataaaataaaaataaatacaccACAATACGGTAAATCTACAGTTCAAAATCATTAGACCTGCATTAAACCTTGAAGGCATATTATAATCTCCTCCGAAAAATTAGAAGTAAATGTTGAGATTATCCAATTAAGTTTTGACTATCAGCAGCACAACTATGCATGTTTGATGGGCACATATATTCTGTAAAAATGGAAACGAAGGGACCCTGTTGGTGAAGATAACGATATGAAATTGGGAATACTTTAATTTGAAGCACCATATAAATCCTGAACCTATTTGGTAGCAGGGTGGGCAATTGTAAATGAAGTAAAGGAGAGAAAAAGGTACCTCGTCAAAAAAAAGTATGCATGGAGAACATGTTCTTGCACGACTGAATATTATCCGCACAGCCGATTCACTTTCACCAACATATTTATTTAGCAGTTCAGGGCCCTTGATATACACCATAAAAAGATTAAAGAACCAACAAATCGTGCTCAGCTATACTATAAAAAAGAAATCGAAGGAACCTTAATATGAATGAAATTTGCTCCAGCTTCATTTGCAACAGCCTTTGCAATCAACGTCTTTCCACAGCCAGGCGGGCCATAGAGCAAAATTCCTGTCTCTAGATCCACACCGAAATCCTACAATATAACAAATCTATATCAAGCATCAAACTCCTCAAAATCATTGAGAATATGACAAGTTGGAAGATTTTTTGACAGCAAACTCTGCAAGGTTTATTTGTTAAAACAGGTGGGTGGGTTAAGAGATTGGTTGATTCTCAATAAATAAAGTCCCAAGGAATAAGGTGCAATGATATTTGGACATATGCATACGCGCGTTGAAAACTCGAGAAAGAAAAATGGATACGCCACATTTGTCTACAAAAAAGTTCTTGTCTAAGCAAATAAAATTTGGATATGCCACACATGGCATTTACCAGATATCTGCGTACAAAAAAGTTACCAGATATGACATTAATCACCTCATAATCTTCAGGATACTTTATTCGCTTAACTATATATCGGTCAAGTTCTTGTCTGAGCAAATGAAGTCCTCCGACATCATCCCACTTCACATTCGGTACAGCAGAAAATCCTTCTCTTCTAGAAGAAGGTTGAACCATTTTTGCAGCTTCCTGCAAACAATCAAATAGATAGATTATAGAGCATCACaacaacaaagaaaaaaaaaagaggggaATGAAAAGAGACAATAAGGTATGTGAAACTAATATCAATGAAAAGGAATATGTGATGAGTAGATAAGGCAAGGTCATATAATTACAATATAATTACTGGCGTGAAGAACATAAAGCATTAACAGAATCATGAAATCACAATAGCAAATTATCAACTTTCACGACATATACTACTACCCATTTATATCTCTACCTTTCGTACAATCGAGAGATGGCCGGAAAGAAAGGCGGGCAGGTTTGTTGTGGGACATAATTAGTATAAAAAACTTAGATTAAGCACCATAATCCATTCATTGTATACCAATGAGTGCATTGGATCCAAATCATGATTACCTCGAAATCAGCCATGGTGATGCTAAGTTTTTCCAATTCTTCATGTGACCATGGGTGACTAACCAATCTTCACTATATTCACTTGAAAGAACATCTTTTCTCTGACCTATTATTCTCTTCATCGCAAGGTTTCCAGCCTTGTCGGCCAGTGCAGCTAAATCTGCTCCGACATATCCCGGAGTGGACCTAGCTACTCTCTTAAGATCTAGAGCACCATCAACTTTAAGATTACCAGTGAGTACGGTTAATATCTGAACCCGTGCTTCTTCATCCGGAACACCTAAGCCAATTTCAAGATCAAAGCGTCCAGGCCTCCTCAAAGCAGGGTCCATAGAATCCGGTCTATTTGTTGCTCCAATCACAAGGACATAACCAGTTCTCCTATCTGAACTTTCTGGATATTCCTTTCTATCCACAGGTTTTGCGAGTTTGTAAGTGTCATCCATGCACATCATCAATTGTGTAACAATACGTCGTTCCATTTCTCTTTGCAAATTTTCTCTTTTTGAAGCAACTGCATCAATTTCATCAATGAATACGATCGAAGGTGCTGTCCTGTGAGCTTTTGAAAACAGCTCTCGGATATTTTCTTCGGATGCACCTAGAAAgttttcaaaacaaattttatatatttatatatatatatatacacacaactTGCAATTTTCAGCATGCCTAGAAATCAAAACACCTATAAcctaaaaaaataagaaaccaAAAGGTGACTAAGAGCCCATAAAAAGGGACATGGAAAATTCAGATATGAAGTcacctgaaaataaaaaatctggAAAAATGAAGATTATAGTATGATTAACTATATTCCTTGATATCAACCAATAGAATATTAGTCAATCTAACCATCCCAGTCCTGGCAAATTGGTTCCACCAAGAAGGGAGTTTCAgactaaataaattttttctaaGCTGTTTTTTTTCCAGAATTTGGTCAATCTAACAATCCTGGTCCTCACAAACTGGTTCCACCAAGAAGGGAGTTTCAGACTAAATATAAGTCATTCTAAGCTTTTATTTTTCGTCAATAAAAAAATGCCAAATCACAAATATCAGACCGAGGCTCTCACTTAATACATGATAACGATCATGGCTCTCCAAGTTAACAATTCAAATATAAGGTGGAGAATATTTGTTAACCCCAACTTAAatagaagcaatcaacacaatAAACCATTAACAAACATAAGTAACAAGCAttactttatatgtatataaCATGCAGACCTGATACTCCAGACACCAATTCAGTCGCAGAAATCCTGTAAAACGGAACTCTGGCCTCATTGGCAATTGCGTGAGCTAGTTTGGTTTTCCCACATCCTGGTGGCCCGTAAAGCAAAATCCCGGAAATGGGTTTCACTCCCAGGTGCCGCGGCAGCTCCGGACGACGCAAAGGCACGATCACTTCCATTTTTAATTGACAAATCACTTCACTCATACCCCCTAAATCCTTAAACCTTGGCCCATTATTTTCATCATTACTAATCCCACCAAGAGCATTACCGCCTCCCTTTCTTTCCCCAAATTCTATACCATCTTCACCGCCCTTCCGACTTACCAATTTCACAGTTTTGTCAAGACCGTTCTCCACAACCTCAAGTTCCACCACTTCCTTCTTCCCCTCCACTCCCCCCGATTTCTTCGATTTACTACAGTAATTATCCCTCAGCATCGACTTCATCAAATCGACTCCATCACCCCCAGATGTTGTAACTTCGTCCTCCTCCGAAGATCCTACGCAGCTTGAGGAAGATGTCGCAGAGGACGAAGAGAAGTCATTACCATGGTTCAACAAGCCATCGTTCCTCCTCGTTTTCACATGCCGAGCTTCGAGAAGCCGCAATTTCTCCTCGCTCTCATCAGCACCTTTTCGCTTCTTTCTGGGAATTGTTTCCTTTTGTTCATTGCCATTTGAATCATCGGAGACGTCGCCAGTTGCTTTGTCTAAACTGTGAAGAATTTGATGGACGCGTTTGGTTAAAGGCTGCAACTTGAGACGAGCGTAGTGCGGATAGGTGGAGCGGAGATGGTCCACCAGTTGGTCGACGCTGGCGCCACTATACGTCTTCTTGGCGGACTCTAGGTGGCGGAATAGGATCCGGCAGAACATGGAGGGTGAGGGTGATCTGGCTCCTCCACCGCCGCCTCTCGCTCTTCCCATCCTCAGGGTTTTGCTTTCTATGATCTCTTCGATTTCACGACAATTGATTGTTGGTTAAATTAAGCAGCctaaattaagatttttaataatttttttaaatgataaatttttaTAGATATAGATTTTGTACTTAATCatgacatattttttttattaatttatttaaactaataattaattaatatatatatataactgttTGTCTCGAAAATTGTGGACGTGTCAGGCACGTGTTCAGTGCCAAATGTGAAATGATCTGACTTCGTTTATCAAGCGTTGCGAGTCTCGATTCGATCGTTAGTTATAATTCCTTCGAAATGGCTTCAAAGCTAAACGTGTAAACTGAGAAAAATACAGAAATTATAGAGAGAATCCATTGacaacatcaaacttaaatatgcTGTTATGAATTTTGATCAACATTCTACAATAAAATTGAAGGAATatgtaaaaaattcaaatacttgACTGCTAGAaattgaaataaacatgcataaaattgagAGAATTCTGCAGAGCTTTGCTGTAAATTTTTGTGTTGATTTTGTCGGTGGTTTTTTTTCTGATCCTTCCTCTCAGTTTTTGTCACACTCCATGGAACGGTCTGATCACTTTCCACGATCGTTCAACGTGGATCGTGGGCCAACTTCACCATCATGGTCTTCAACTGCCACTCTACGGGTTTATTCATTGGGCCTTCTGATATTCTGCAAACATTTATAATTGGTGGGCTTTCAATATTTGGGCTAAACAACTGCCCCCTAGACAATTTGGGCCAATGGCCAATTTGGCCATTTTTGGCCCAATTTTGGCTATTTGGGCATTTTACTAATTCGGCCCAATTTTGGCCAAACTAGCTATTCATACACTGCGTAGAAATCATATGGTTAAGAAAGGAATGGTTCTGTGacttgaatatgaattgaccgAGACACATGTTTTCCTTCCATCGGGTTAAATCCAAGTGTGCATTCCCTGAACCCCCTAATTCCTCTCACCTTCCTCAAACCCTTCTTTATCTCTTTCTTTCTCACTTCCCCCAAACCTCCATCGGTGCCCACCGATTTTCCCGAAGAAATTGCCGCTCCATCGACTTTGTGATGCCATTCAAGTTTCTGAAAGTTGTCATCGTCAATCTCCTTTACATCAAACCACACCTTCTCAAGGTATGTATACTTCACCATTTATCCAATCCCCCATCACAAAAACATTGTAGAATATATCATATTTCATGATGCACTCAAGGTGTTCGTGAATATGTCTGAATGAGTTTTTTATGAGCAATACCTTGCAACACCCACTGCTTGCATCTCAACAGGACGGCTCCCTTGGCGCCCatattcaaaatttggcctATAGCTGGTGCAACTTCTGTAATCTTCCATGCGCTTAAAAGAAATGCACCAGTACAAGGAATTGTGATGCTCCACCCAAATTCACCGAGGATGAGATCTCATTTTCTGGAATCTTGGCAAGccataaattaaaaaatggCAAGATTCATTCCATCTCACAAAGAAGTGACACGTGCCACATCAATGACAACAATAGCACACACAAAGCATGGTTTTGTTGATCAACATTCCATTATTTCTCATGTGGTCCCATTTATTTCGCAGGAATATAGTTGGAGGAATTGCGGATTTATCTCAAAGGCCAATGCAAGCAGTACCTTAAATACCAATGGATATGGAAATTACCTCTTGGGAGTGCCGCCGGCCAATCCAAAATAATTTCCAAGCTTGAATGAATATCTTTGCAACTGACTGAGCATATATGTATGAAGTGTAATACACATTGAAAAAAAATACGTAGGCTAGGGACAGTAGGTGTACTTTTTTGCACTTGTTTGCCATGGTTTGGCAAGTGTCTTTTATGAGGTGTAGGGTTGAAAAAGTGGCTTGAAAGCCAAACTTTGTTTGTAAAATACATTGTTGTTCTTGTATATGTTGCTTGGGATATATTTGCAGGTGTTTACAATTTTGGCATATCACATTTACAAGGGAAActctgccaaaatttttataaaaaatgaacAAACGGCAAAAAGCCTGTTTTCTTTAACATTGACGCAAACATGGCAGGTCAACACTGCTTGTTACAAACCAACTGTTAAACAACATTTTTCTAACAATACTCCCCAAGGTTTCGAGATATGCCATAAACGAACTTCACTTTTTCATCAATTTGGCCAACCAACACAACAAATATTCCTCTCAAAATACATAAACTACATCGGATTTCATGAGCaatgattttatttattcacaATGCTCCATCATTATTTACAAACAACTTCAGCAAGGAATGGCTTAAAAGCCTATTCCTCGCATATTTACAGAAACTTCTTATAAGCCAATATGACAAAACTGACCAAAGTGGCCATCCAGCCTACTTTGTACAATACTTCTCATCTATTCAGCTTTATGAACCATATGTCTCCGACTGTCGATCTTTCATATGAGCCGGAGCTAAGATTAAATCCTCAATTTGTAACTCTTCTTCCTTGCTACCTCCGCATTCCTCCTCAAATATTACTTCTGCTCCATCGATATCCCACAATTCTTGAGACTTGCAATTCGTTCACTAGCTGCTGCATTTTGGCTTTCTTCTCGAAAGTTGCAGCGACTTACATCTCTTCTTTAGTGAACTTAGTCATCGACCTCCTCGATAATAGGCCGGACCATGGGTCTAGGAGAGACCATGGCGGTGGGTTTGAGAATTTTTTCAACTGCTTCTCTTACTTTTTTAGTATCCATGTAGACTGCTCCTTGCTGTCCATTCACTTTGTAATTCCGAATCTTAATTAGGACCGAAGGCTCCATCATAATACCTGGCCTCTACTGCATTGGAACTAGATTGATACGGCTGCGAATCAGCCTGTACCACTTCCACTTCATCCCCTTTCCACATCAACAATAACTAGTGCATGGATGATGGTACGCAATGATTGGTGTGAATCCAATCCCTTCCTAACAAAGCGTGAAAACTAGCACTGGAATTTACCACGAAAAAGGCTGACAACGAAGATCGGGACCCTACAGTGACGTTTGCTGGCAACACTCCCAAGGTTTTTATAGACTCCCCGGTAAAAGCTGCCACGGAGACTTTGGTAGGAATTAAGTCTTCCACATTCTTCCCCAACTTCTGAAGGATTCTGTATTGCAAAATATTCACAGCAGATCCATTATCTATCAGCACTCTAGACAACGGCTTTCCATTTACATGCGCTACAATGTAGAGTAGTTTGATATGCTTAGTCATTTCATTTGTAGGTCGCTTCATCAATACTCTTTTCTCTTCATCAACAAAAACACTGACGCTTTCACTCACCATATCAGATTGAACAGATTCTGCACCATTTTGATTTCCAGTAAAGACATCGGTTTCACACGTCCTTTTGCGTTTAAACTCCTCTGGCAACATTAACGAGCCAGTGGCACACTCAAATGAAACGAGGATCTGCCCCACCTTGAAAGTAGCCTTCTTGACTGATTCACCGTCCTCTTCTGATAACAAATCGTCATCTTCCTCACCATAATCTTCAGTGGCCctccttccaaattttttcttctctttaCCTGGTTCGTCCATCTGCAACCTGCGTGCGCTCAGCAGCTTTTTCCCTCAACAAACGTCGCTTTTGGGTCCGAGAAAGAGGTTTTGGAAACTTTGGATGTTCTACTCGCCTCCATACGCCGTCGGGAACTGCTCTAGGAGGAACAACAAAGCGAGACTTCCTCTCATATTTTTTATCAGTATCCAGAAAGGATGGCCTCTGTCTTGTCTTCTGAAATAACTGCCGGTCAGCTCTCCTCTCGCCATTCATCGACCAAGGATGTGGGCCCCTTCTGAGGTACTGGTTCCCTGGCCTTTTGGCCATGGATTCCCTGTCATGCCTCATATTCCTCCCAGTATAATGCAGACCGCCTCCACTGTAATAGTGGTCTTTTTCATGAACAGCTTCTGTCTTCTTCTCCTTGACCTCAAATATCATTTTTCGAGGCACCCAACACTTCTTTATGGTAAATCTTGGTTTGATGGACCTGTCCCCGTACCCGTTCCTTCTCCTCTCATTGATCAAGAAACGCAAGTCAGTACTGCCCATGTTCACATTGGCTACCGGGGGAAAAGGATCTTCATCCACTATCATCGCTTCCTTTTTCTCTGGAAATTTCAGGATTCCCTTGTTGATTCTTTCCTGCAAGACATTCTTGAACGCCCAACAAGCATTAGTATTATGGTTGAAGGAATTGTGATACTTACAGTAATCTCTTCCTTTCAACTCTTCCTTCGTGGGTAGCTTGTGATCTGGGGGGAATGTTATGAACTTCTCCTTCACTAAGTGATCGAAGATTTCCTCCGTCTTAGATGCATCGAAAGTATAAGGAGTTTGCACTGGAGGAATGTTTTTCTTGGAAAGTTCTTCACTCTTGCGCTTCAATAAAAGGACAGTGCGTGATCCGGAATTTGCTACTTCTGCCAGTGCAACTTCCTCCACTTCCTGGAAATAAGAGCCCACTGTAGACTTTCTTTTATGACTCTCTTCTCGTAACAATTCCTCATACTCTGACACTTTGGCCGCAAGTTCATAAAAATCACGGAATTCCATCCCTTGGAACTTCTTTCAAAGTTCAAAATCGAGTCCTCGCTGTGCCATCTTCACGTATTCTGATTCAGGGAGGAAAACTCGGCATCTGCTTCTCACCTTCTTGAACTTACAAATGAAATCATTGGCAGTTTCCCCCGATTTTTGGACCACCCTTGACAATTCCGCTATACTAATCTCAGGTACTGTCCGGAAGAATTGTGTATGGAATTGACGTTCCATATCGTGCCAAGTCATAATAGAGTTTCGAGGTAGTGTTGCATACCATGTGAAAGCAGTACTGGTCAGGGAATTGGGGAACAAACGTAACTTGTAATTAGAAAAGTTCTCCAAATTTGCCAATTCCCCACTCTGAATTGTAAACCTGGCCACATGTTCCACGCTAGATTGACCGTCTTCCCTGGAATATAACGTGAAGTCTGGAATGCGGTATCCTTTTGGATAAGGGTTGTCACGATCCACAACATCAGGATACGGTTTATGGAATTCTGGTCGGTTGATTGACATCACTCCTGGgccatacaactcttgaatCACATCACGTACCATCTCAAAATCCAACGTTGGAGTTTGTCTTAACTGGTGAGGAGGATAGATTGCCCCCCGAGTGTTATTCCCCAAACCTGGCGCTGAATATCCACGCATTCTCCCATCAACGTACATCCCTGGATGTAAGTTATGAGACGTCACAGAGAACACGTTACCAGCCATTTGTTTACTGTTGCTGCAGTTTTGGAATTTCAACCCCAACTCCTCATCCCTTTTGTGCAGAGGAGTGTATCTCCCTTCCCTGGCAGATTCAGAAATTCGTGCTTCCCCCAAGCGGCGACTTTCACCTGCCTGAGAAACTCCTGATCCTTGGCCTTGATCTTTCAGCAGCTTGACGTCATTCTCTTGAAGTTTATCACTCTCTGGTATAACCACTTCGCCTTTTGCAGACTTTCTCCATTCCTTCATTTCTGCCACAAATTCCATCATGACAGTAGCGAAAGTTTGAGTCATTTCCTTGAGATCCCTGCGGATATTTTTTTCCATGGCCAACATGAAGTTCGGCGAAGACCCATCACCACCAGAAACAACAATTCCTTCCTTCATAGTCTCTTCCTCGAACTAGTGTACGAGCCTTTCAACTATTCTTCCTTCCGCATCAGTTTCCTGAAACTCTTCTTGTGAGCGATGACCTTTCCCCAGTGATGGAGGAATTCCTTCACTCTTCTCAGTACGCTTTGGAGGCACTGTGTCCCACCGGGCGTGCCAACTTGTTTGTCTCGAAAATTGCGAGCGTGCTAGGCACGTGTTCGTGCCAAATGTGAAACGATCTGACTTCGTTTATCAAGCGTTGCGAGTCTCGATTCGATCGTTAGTTATAATTCCTTCGAAATGGCTTCAAAGCTAAACGTGTAAACTGAGAAAAATACAGAAATTATAGAGAGAATCCATTGAAAACATCAAACTTAAATAAGCTGTTATGAAATTTGATCAACATTCTACAATAAAATTGAAGGAATatgtaaaaaattcaaatacttgACTGCTAGAaattgaaataaacatgcatagaATTGAGAGAATTCTGCAGAGTTTTGCTGTAGATTTTTGTGTTGATTTTGTCGGTGGTTTTTTTCTGATCCTTCATCTCAGTTTTTGTCACACTCCATGGAACGGTCTGATCACTTTCCACGATCGTTTAACGTGGATCGTGGGCCAACTTCACCGTCATGGCCTTCAACTGCCACTCTACGGGTTTATTCATTGGGACTTCTGATATTCTGCAAACCTTTATAATTGGTGGGCTTTCAATATTTGGgctaaacaataaaatattcagtttgaaattatttttcaatatttatattaataaataaatttatttatttaaaagttaaatcatttaatccttacatgtatatatatgtgggtttgtatacatgtttggaaattttttaaaatacatcaattgattaatctgtaaccttgtttttaaattgataatatacatgtgaaaagaatattattattttgtgaatatgattttgtataaaaatatcatagattacatattaattgaaaatgctaaaatgaatttaaaaaatcatggttGTTACGAgactattcaattattaagaattaagcaACATTTTTTttgatcatcttttattattattgaatattacattaatttgtataaataataattaaaaatcacaaaatcaattctataattcaaaatttcctgtgatattaaaataaaaaattataaatgaacattaatcagccaaaaaatgaaaaatctgaaaaaaaaatatgaaaatatatatagagatacacttcgaaaatttgataTAGTGATAATAGATGAGAGAAGAGAATATAAGAAGAGATGTGATGTAAATCGAcagagagaaaaataaatagttTATGCATgagttaaaaatttaaaaattcatcCAAATCTTtctatagagtttttaaaagtcaatgttgaatatcACTTGACTTTTTAACACTCTATGAAAGTCTATTTTTAATATCACTAGACTTCTATAGAGTATGCAAAAGTCTTAATTGATTAcatctagacttttaaaatctacaaaagtaattaaaagtcaataaatctcCTATATTGAATACATCACCTAAAATTGGTtgtgaatttgaaatataataataataaataataattgtgTAGACTTTGCTTTTATTAGATTTAAAATATACGATAatatttgtttaaattttttgcTCTTAGTTTAGAGgcattttgattaaaataatataatagaaACAATTAACAAATTAAGGGGCCGGGCCGCGGGGGGTTTCACTTCTCAGACCTCGGCTCCTCATTTtaacctttaaaaaaaaatggtttaaattatattttaaattattaataaaatatatgaaatttgaattttaaaaaaaaaactgttattaatttataaatatagtAAATAATTTG
The sequence above is a segment of the Primulina tabacum isolate GXHZ01 chromosome 6, ASM2559414v2, whole genome shotgun sequence genome. Coding sequences within it:
- the LOC142549467 gene encoding LOW QUALITY PROTEIN: cell division control protein 48 homolog C-like (The sequence of the model RefSeq protein was modified relative to this genomic sequence to represent the inferred CDS: inserted 1 base in 1 codon), whose protein sequence is MGRARGGGGGARSPSPSMFCRILFRHLESAKKTYSGASVDQLVDHLRSTYPHYARLKLQPLTKRVHQILHSLDKATGDVSDDSNGNEQKETIPRKKRKGADESEEKLRLLEARHVKTRRNDGLLNHGNDFSSSSATSSSSCVGSSEEDEVTTSGGDGVDLMKSMLRDNYCSKSKKSGGVEGKKEVVELEVVENGLDKTVKLVSRKGGEDGIEFGERKGGGNALGGISNDENNGPRFKDLGGMSEVICQLKMEVIVPLRRPELPRHLGVKPISGILLYGPPGCGKTKLAHAIANEARVPFYRISATELVSGVSGASEENIRELFSKAHRTAPSIVFIDEIDAVASKRENLQREMERRIVTQLMMCMDDTYKLAKPVDRKEYPESSDRRTGYVLVIGATNRPDSMDPALRRPGRFDLEIGLGVPDEEARVQILTVLTGNLKVDGALDLKRVARSTPGYVGADLAALADKAGNLAMKRIIGQRKDVLSSEYSEDWXSHPWSHEELEKLSITMADFEEAAKMVQPSSRREGFSAVPNVKWDDVGGLHLLRQELDRYIVKRIKYPEDYEDFGVDLETGILLYGPPGCGKTLIAKAVANEAGANFIHIKGPELLNKYVGESESAVRIIFSRARTCSPCILFFDEVDALTTKRGKEGGWVVERLLNQLLIELDGAEVRHGVYVIGATNRPEVMDQALLRPGRFGKLLYVPLPCPEERGMILRALVGKKKIDATVDLMALGKGTSCENFSGADLSALMNEAAMAAMEDKLALSHESSFDDSYWAIKDEHFKRALYKISPSVSEKQKKYYKSLSESFNYGQVHAS